A stretch of Henckelia pumila isolate YLH828 chromosome 4, ASM3356847v2, whole genome shotgun sequence DNA encodes these proteins:
- the LOC140860385 gene encoding uncharacterized protein isoform X2: MRVLRLALTVIFLTCVVVPCHSDGSFFGIFRKLEQDSDASKLNVQVSPSPGPVPVENRGSGNARGPVTSPKKETCDMVADKCDIVESHVSACVPSDGNANYVLVMNEGESSHGVRITLFPANITVEEHADIPGHQSKKLKLSSNMGSGYSSILLSTENGNCTIHLGASLPKSFYMNYVTPVNGTYLFLVTAFFIGGILICCKFRTKGRHLNGVKYKELEMGEQQPNSTFTIETPGDWDEEWGDDDWDVEKR; the protein is encoded by the exons ATGAGAGTTTTGAGGTTAGCCCTAACGGTGATTTTCTTGACTTGTGTTGTTGTCCCTTGTCATTCCGATGGGTCTTTTTTTGGTATCTTTCGAAAGTTAGAGCAGGATTCTGATGCTTCGAAGCTAAATGTTCAG GTATCTCCATCGCCTGGCCCCGTTCCGGTGGAGAATAGGGGTTCTGGGAATGCGCGAGGTCCTGTAACTTCGCCAAAGAAGGAGACATGTGACATGGTGGCGGATAAGTGTGATATTGTGGAATCACATGTTTCAGCCTGTGTTCCTTCTGATGGAAATG CCAACTACGTACTTGTCATGAATGAGGGTGAGAGCTCTCACGGAGTAAGGATTACCCTCTTTCCTGCAAACATTACCGTGGAGGAGCATGCCGATATACCTGGACACCAAAGCAAGAAG TTAAAATTATCGTCCAACATGGGATCAGGGTATTCTTCGATCTTGTTAAGCACTGAAAATGGAAACTGCACCATTCATTTAGGAGCTTCGCTGCCAAAAAGTTTCTATATGAATTACGTGACACCAGTAAATGGAACATACTTATTTTTGGTGACGGCATTCTTCATCGGAGGAATTTTGATCTGCTGCAAGTTTAGGACAAAGGGACGACACCTTAATGGTGTAAAGTATAAAGAACTTGAAATGGGGGAGCAGCAACCCAACTCGACATTTACAATCGAAACACCCGGAGATTGGGACGAAGAATGGGGTGATGATGACTGGGATGTGGAAAAGCGATGA
- the LOC140860385 gene encoding uncharacterized protein isoform X1, with translation MRVLRLALTVIFLTCVVVPCHSDGSFFGIFRKLEQDSDASKLNVQVSPSPGPVPVENRGSGNARGPVTSPKKETCDMVADKCDIVESHVSACVPSDGNVFQANYVLVMNEGESSHGVRITLFPANITVEEHADIPGHQSKKLKLSSNMGSGYSSILLSTENGNCTIHLGASLPKSFYMNYVTPVNGTYLFLVTAFFIGGILICCKFRTKGRHLNGVKYKELEMGEQQPNSTFTIETPGDWDEEWGDDDWDVEKR, from the exons ATGAGAGTTTTGAGGTTAGCCCTAACGGTGATTTTCTTGACTTGTGTTGTTGTCCCTTGTCATTCCGATGGGTCTTTTTTTGGTATCTTTCGAAAGTTAGAGCAGGATTCTGATGCTTCGAAGCTAAATGTTCAG GTATCTCCATCGCCTGGCCCCGTTCCGGTGGAGAATAGGGGTTCTGGGAATGCGCGAGGTCCTGTAACTTCGCCAAAGAAGGAGACATGTGACATGGTGGCGGATAAGTGTGATATTGTGGAATCACATGTTTCAGCCTGTGTTCCTTCTGATGGAAATG TATTTCAAGCCAACTACGTACTTGTCATGAATGAGGGTGAGAGCTCTCACGGAGTAAGGATTACCCTCTTTCCTGCAAACATTACCGTGGAGGAGCATGCCGATATACCTGGACACCAAAGCAAGAAG TTAAAATTATCGTCCAACATGGGATCAGGGTATTCTTCGATCTTGTTAAGCACTGAAAATGGAAACTGCACCATTCATTTAGGAGCTTCGCTGCCAAAAAGTTTCTATATGAATTACGTGACACCAGTAAATGGAACATACTTATTTTTGGTGACGGCATTCTTCATCGGAGGAATTTTGATCTGCTGCAAGTTTAGGACAAAGGGACGACACCTTAATGGTGTAAAGTATAAAGAACTTGAAATGGGGGAGCAGCAACCCAACTCGACATTTACAATCGAAACACCCGGAGATTGGGACGAAGAATGGGGTGATGATGACTGGGATGTGGAAAAGCGATGA
- the LOC140862935 gene encoding uncharacterized protein gives MMRSLFGVLIFICLWPFLAKSLSPSLDDDVLGLIVFKADVIDPYGRLNSWNEYDEKPCKWDGVRCNPRSDRVTELVLDDFGLSGKLGRGLLQLQLLQKLSLARNNLTGNVSLSTAQLPNLRVLDLSGNAFTGSISSDFFSQCGNLRSISLANNKFSGQIPESLGLCSMLVSLNFSGNQFSDVLPLGVGSLSAMRSLDLSDNMLKGEIPRDVEGLNNLRMISLRKNQFNGEVPYGIGNCLLLKSVDLSQNLLSGALPITMQKLRLCKDLVLSKNGFVGVVPEWIGAMRSLEILDFSENNFSGQIPESIGNLQSLKILNVSKNALTGILPAALENLVNLLSFDISHNLFAGRLPVWAFKLGLQKFQVSNNELSGSIDNALDSASENSLKDLLILDVSRNKLSGEIPSAIGGFGGLQFLNMASNEFIGSIPSSIGKLKALSVLDLSENQLNGSIPTTIGDCSSLMLLSLAHNKIAGSIPVSLAELTFLQIVDFSFNKLTGTLPKQLANLAHLQSFNIAYNQLQGDLPAGGFFNTIDPSYVSGNPSLCGGAVNRSCPAVLPKPIVLNPESTDATPGAITESSGRKKMLSISALIAIGAAGAIFVGVIAVTALNLRVRASTSHSAGALAFSGGDDLFSHSSSPNGDSGKLVMFSGNPDFSIGTHSLLNKDCELGRGGFGSVYHTMLRNGRSVAIKKLAVSSLVKSQEDFEKEVNKLGKIRHDNLVSLDGYYWTPSLQLLIYEYVSGGNLYKLLHEGSGEIFPNWKERFNILLGAAKGLAHLHQANIIHYNIKSSNILIDSFGGPKVADYGLARLLPTLDRYVLSSKIQSALGYMAPEFACKTVKITEKCDVYGFGILVLEVATGKRPVEYMEDDVVVLCDMVRGALDEGVIEECVDIRLQGKFPEEEAIPILKLGLICTSQVPSNRPDMAEVVNILELIGCPSENQDELGDLS, from the exons ATGATGAGGAGCCTCTTTGGAGTTCTTATTTTCATTTGTTTATGGCCATTTTTGGCGAAATCTTTGAGCCCTTCTTTAGACGATGATGTTCTGGGTCTGATTGTGTTCAAGGCTGATGTTATAGATCCATACGGGAGATTGAATTCTTGGAATGAATATGATGAAAAGCCTTGTAAATGGGATGGGGTGAGATGCAATCCCAGATCCGATAGAGTGACTGAACTTGTTCTCGATGACTTTGGGCTTTCGGGAAAATTGGGCAGAGGTCTCCTTCAGTTGCAGCTACTGCAAAAGCTATCTCTTGCAAGAAACAATCTAACAGGGAACGTAAGCCTTAGCACAGCCCAGCTTCCTAATCTGAGGGTCTTAGACTTGAGTGGGAATGCCTTTACTGGTTCAATTTCAAGTGATTTCTTTAGCCAATGTGGGAATTTGAGATCTATATCATTGGCTAACAACAAGTTCTCCGGACAAATTCCTGAGAGTTTGGGCCTGTGCTCGATGCTTGTTTCTTTGAACTTCTCCGGCAATCAGTTTTCGGACGTGCTACCTTTGGGAGTTGGGTCATTATCTGCTATGAGGTCACTTGATTTGTCTGACAATATGTTGAAGGGTGAAATACCAAGGGATGTTGAGGGTCTGAACAATTTGAGGATGATTAGTTTGAGGAAGAATCAGTTTAATGGTGAAGTTCCATATGGAATTGGGAACTGCTTGTTATTGAAGTCAGTTGATTTAAGCCAAAATTTACTCTCTGGTGCACTTCCAATCACAATGCAGAAGCTTAGATTGTGCAAGGATCTCGTTTTAAGTAAAAATGGATTCGTAGGAGTGGTTCCTGAATGGATTGGAGCAATGAGAAGCCTAGAGATccttgatttttctgaaaataacTTCAGCGGCCAAATCCCGGAGTCTATTGGGAATCTTCAATCATTGAAGATTCTGAATGTATCCAAGAATGCACTAACTGGGATCTTGCCTGCGGCCTTAGAAAACCTTGTCAATCTTCTCTCTTTTGATATTAGTCATAATTTATTTGCAGGTAGACTTCCTGTTTGGGCGTTCAAGCTTGGTTTACAGAAGTTTCAGGTTTCAAATAATGAGTTGAGTGGGAGCATTGATAATGCTTTGGATTCAGCATCGGAGAACTCACTGAAAGATCTTTTGATTTTGGATGTATCCAGAAATAAGTTATCAGGTGAAATTCCGTCTGCTATTGGGGGATTTGGAGGTTTGCAGTTCTTAAATATGGCAAGCAATGAGTTCATCGGTAGCATTCCTTCAAGCATCGGAAAACTGAAGGCTTTGAGTGTTTTGGATTTGAGTGAGAATCAGTTGAATGGTAGCATTCCTACTACAATTGGGGATTGCTCTTCACTAATGTTGTT GTCTTTAGCTCACAACAAAATAGCTGGATCCATCCCTGTATCCCTGGCCGAGCTTACGTTCCTGCAAATTGTTGACTTTTCTTTCAACAAGTTGACAGGTACCCTGCCAAAGCAGCTGGCAAATCTCGCACACCTTCAGTCATTTAACATTGCATACAACCAGCTACAGGGTGACCTGCCCGCTGGTGGATTTTTCAACACCATTGATCCATCATATGTATCTGGGAATCCATCTCTTTGTGGTGGAGCTGTTAATAGGAGCTGTCCTGCCGTCCTCCCTAAACCTATTGTACTTAATCCCGAGTCCACCGATGCCACACCAGGTGCCATCACCGAAAGTTCTGGCCGTAAGAAAATGCTAAGTATTTCAGCCCTGATAGCCATTGGCGCAGCTGGTGCAATTTTTGTTGGTGTAATTGCTGTCACTGCACTTAATCTTCGTGTACGTGCTTCCACGTCTCACTCTGCCGGAGCCCTTGCTTTTTCAGGTGGAGACGATCTTTTCAGCCATTCGTCTTCACCAAATGGCGATTCAGGAAAGCTTGTTATGTTCTCAGGCAATCCCGATTTTAGTATTGGCACACATTCTCTGCTGAACAAGGATTGTGAGCTTGGTCGAGGTGGATTTGGGTCCGTTTATCACACTATGCTCAGAAATGGGCGTTCGGTTGCCATCAAGAAACTCGCTGTTTCGAGCCTTGTCAAGTCCCAAGAAGATTTTGAGAAGGAGGTTAATAAACTTGGGAAAATACGCCATGATAATCTTGTGTCACTTGATGGCTATTACTGGACACCATCACTACAGCTTCTGATATACGAATACGTATCTGGCGGAAACTTATACAAGCTTCTCCACGAAGGATCTGGTGAAATTTTCCCTAATTGGAAGGAACGATTCAACATTCTTCTTGGGGCGGCTAAAGGGTTGGCTCATTTGCACCAGGCTAACATAATCCACTACAATATAAAATCAAGCAATATATTGATAGACAGCTTTGGTGGACCAAAGGTTGCAGATTATGGCCTAGCCAGACTTCTACCAACACTAGATCGATACGTGTTGAGCAGCAAAATCCAAAGCGCCCTTGGTTACATGGCACCTGAATTTGCATGCAAAACTGTCAAGATAACCGAAAAATGCGATGTGTATGGATTTGGCATTCTGGTACTTGAAGTGGCCACTGGAAAAAGACCCGTTGAGTATATGGAGGACGATGTTGTAGTGTTATGTGATATGGTTAGAGGAGCACTTGATGAAGGCGTAATCGAGGAATGCGTTGATATTAGGCTTCAGGGCAAGTTTCCGGAGGAAGAGGCTATACCCATACTGAAGTTGGGATTAATCTGCACATCACAAGTGCCTTCAAACAGGCCTGATATGGCAGAAGTGGTTAATATTTTGGAGCTTATCGGATGTCCTTCGGAAAACCAGGACGAGCTGGGAGATTTAAGCTAA